In Vibrio diazotrophicus, the following proteins share a genomic window:
- the lpxA gene encoding acyl-ACP--UDP-N-acetylglucosamine O-acyltransferase: MIHESAKIHPSAVVEEGAVIGANVTVGPFTYITSGVKIGDNTEVMSHVVIKGNTVIGKENRIFPHAVIGEENQDKKYGGEDTTVVIGDRNVIREAVQIHRGTVQDKATTIVGNDNLLCVNAHIAHDVVVGNHTHIGNNAILGGHVTVEDYAGVMALSAIHPFCSVGAYAYVGGCSAVVQDVPAYVLAQGNHATPFGLNLVGLKRNGFEKSEIRAIQKAYKEIYRSGKTQAEVLPVLKEIAQEWPAVERFISILETTERGIIR; this comes from the coding sequence ATGATTCACGAATCAGCAAAAATTCATCCAAGCGCAGTGGTAGAAGAAGGTGCGGTGATTGGTGCAAACGTAACTGTTGGACCTTTTACTTACATCACTTCTGGCGTGAAAATTGGCGACAACACAGAAGTAATGTCGCACGTTGTTATCAAAGGTAATACGGTCATCGGCAAAGAAAACCGTATTTTTCCTCATGCTGTTATTGGCGAAGAAAACCAAGACAAGAAGTACGGCGGTGAAGATACTACGGTCGTTATCGGCGATCGCAATGTGATCCGCGAAGCGGTGCAAATTCATCGTGGTACAGTGCAAGACAAAGCGACCACTATAGTAGGTAATGACAACCTGCTTTGTGTTAACGCGCATATCGCACACGATGTGGTTGTTGGTAACCATACGCATATTGGTAACAACGCTATTTTGGGCGGCCATGTAACAGTCGAAGACTACGCTGGCGTAATGGCGCTATCTGCCATTCACCCATTCTGTAGTGTTGGTGCTTATGCTTACGTCGGTGGCTGTTCAGCGGTTGTTCAAGACGTGCCTGCATACGTACTTGCACAGGGTAACCACGCAACGCCTTTCGGCTTGAACCTAGTAGGTTTAAAACGTAACGGTTTTGAAAAATCGGAGATTCGCGCCATTCAAAAAGCGTACAAAGAGATCTACCGCTCAGGCAAAACGCAAGCAGAAGTGTTGCCAGTGTTGAAAGAGATTGCGCAAGAGTGGCCTGCTGTAGAACGTTTCATTTCCATTTTGGAAACGACGGAACGTGGCATCATTCGTTAA
- the lpxB gene encoding lipid-A-disaccharide synthase, translating into MSEARKPLRVGIVAGEMSGDTLGEGFIKAIKQQYPDAEFVGIGGPKMIAQGCESLFDMEELSVMGLVEVLGRLSRLLKVKAELVKYFTSNPPDVFVGIDAPDFNLRLELDLKNAGIKTVHYVSPSVWAWRQKRIFKIEAATNLVLAFLPFEKAFYDKFNVPCEFIGHTLADSIPLQNDKLPAQQLLGLDPTRRWLAVLPGSRGGEMKMLAQPFIETCQKLRDKYPDLGFVVALVNQKRREQFEAAWKETAPELDFVLVDDTARNVITASDAVLLASGTVALECMLLKRPMVVGYRVNALTYFLAKRLVKTPYVSLPNILAEQELVKELLQDECTVENLVHHVSQLLDGNNQAMLEKFAEMHQWIRKGADEQAAHAVLKLIEKA; encoded by the coding sequence ATGTCTGAAGCGAGAAAGCCGCTGCGCGTAGGTATTGTTGCCGGAGAGATGTCTGGTGATACGTTAGGTGAAGGCTTTATCAAAGCAATTAAGCAGCAATACCCAGACGCAGAGTTTGTCGGTATTGGCGGTCCGAAAATGATAGCTCAAGGGTGTGAGTCGCTCTTTGATATGGAAGAGTTGTCTGTAATGGGCTTAGTTGAGGTGCTTGGTCGCTTATCTCGTCTACTGAAAGTCAAAGCCGAATTGGTTAAATACTTTACCTCTAATCCGCCAGATGTGTTTGTGGGCATCGATGCGCCAGACTTTAATTTGCGCCTTGAGTTGGACCTCAAAAATGCGGGTATCAAGACTGTGCATTATGTCAGCCCTTCTGTTTGGGCTTGGCGCCAAAAACGTATTTTTAAAATTGAAGCGGCGACCAATCTTGTTTTAGCATTTCTACCGTTTGAAAAAGCCTTTTACGATAAGTTTAATGTCCCTTGTGAATTTATCGGGCACACGTTGGCAGACTCGATTCCGTTGCAAAATGATAAATTACCCGCACAGCAACTTCTTGGACTTGATCCAACACGCCGTTGGTTAGCTGTATTGCCGGGGAGTCGTGGTGGTGAGATGAAAATGCTCGCACAACCATTTATCGAAACCTGTCAAAAACTGCGTGATAAATACCCTGATCTTGGTTTCGTTGTTGCCTTAGTCAATCAGAAGCGTCGTGAGCAGTTCGAAGCCGCTTGGAAAGAGACGGCTCCAGAACTCGATTTTGTATTAGTGGACGATACTGCGCGCAATGTCATTACCGCTTCAGATGCAGTGCTATTGGCTTCAGGTACAGTGGCGTTGGAATGTATGCTTTTAAAACGTCCTATGGTTGTCGGTTACCGCGTTAATGCATTAACGTATTTCTTGGCGAAGCGATTAGTGAAAACACCTTATGTGTCACTGCCGAACATATTAGCCGAGCAAGAGTTGGTGAAAGAATTGCTGCAAGACGAGTGTACCGTAGAAAACTTGGTGCATCATGTAAGCCAACTTTTGGATGGTAACAATCAAGCGATGCTGGAAAAATTTGCCGAAATGCATCAATGGATTCGAAAAGGTGCAGATGAACAAGCTGCTCACGCTGTGCTGAAATTAATAGAGAAAGCGTAA
- the dnaE gene encoding DNA polymerase III subunit alpha: protein MSDPKFIHLRIHSDFSMVDGLSKVPPLVKKVAEMGMPAMALTDFTNLCGLVKFYGTAHNCGVKPIIGADFAMRSEEFGDELTRITILAKNNVGYKNLTLLISEAYLRGHVQHQPVIDKEWLIKHAEGLIILSGAKQGEIGKALLKGNQPLVDKCVEFYQTYFADHFYIELIRTSRADEESYLHFALEVAEKEGLPVVATNEVVFLTEEFFDAHEIRVAIHDGYTLEDPRRPKLYSPQQYLRSEDEMCELFADIPEALQNTVEIAKRCNVTVRLGEYFLPAFPTEGMLETEYLVKKSEEGLEDRLEFLFPDPEVRAQRRPEYDERLKVELEVINNMGFPGYFLIVMEFIQWSKDNDIPVGPGRGSGAGSLVAYALKITDLDPLEYDLLFERFLNPERVSMPDFDVDFCMDKRDQVIDHVAEMYGRDAVSQIITFGTMAAKAVIRDVGRVLGHPFGFVDRISKLIPPDPGMTLEKAFKAEPALPELYNSDEDVKELIDKCRILEGCTRNAGKHAGGVVISPTTITDFAPIYADSEGHFPVTQFDKNDVETAGLVKFDFLGLRTLTIIDWALGLINPRMEREGKEPVRIESIPLDDPASFRVLQNSETTAVFQLESRGMKDLIKRLQPDCFEDIIALVALFRPGPLQSGMVDNFIDRKHGREAISYPDETWQHESLKETLEPTYGIILYQEQVMQIAQILAGYTLGGADMLRRAMGKKKPEEMAKQRAVFEAGAIKNGVDGELSMKIFDLVEKFAGYGFNKSHSAAYALVSYQTLWLKTHFPAEFMAAVMTADMDNTEKVVGLVDECIRMGLKVLPPDINSGLYRFNVDETGAIVYGIGAIKGVGEGPIEAIQEARAKGGYFKDLFDFCARIDLKKVNKRVIEKLILAGALDRLGPHRAAMMASLNDAVKSASQHHQAEAFGQADMFGVLTDAPEEVEQKYTQVPEWPEKVWLEGERETLGLYLTGHPINAYLKELNRYTSCRLNEATPTRRDQSITVAGLVIAARVMTTKRGTRIGLMTLDDRSGRMEVMLFSDALERYAELLEKDKILVISGQVSFDDFNGGLKMSAREVMDMGSAREKYARGLSISIEQSQIDEQFFERFSEILTPHRAGTVPVNVYYQRPDARARLVLGTEWRVTPSDTLLDELQQLLGNDQVELEFN, encoded by the coding sequence ATGTCAGACCCTAAGTTTATCCACTTACGTATTCACAGTGATTTCTCCATGGTTGACGGCCTGTCAAAAGTGCCTCCTTTGGTTAAAAAAGTGGCTGAAATGGGCATGCCAGCGATGGCATTAACCGACTTTACCAACTTGTGTGGCTTAGTTAAGTTCTACGGGACCGCACACAACTGCGGCGTGAAACCTATCATAGGTGCGGATTTCGCCATGCGCTCAGAAGAGTTTGGTGATGAGCTGACCCGAATTACTATCTTGGCGAAAAATAATGTTGGCTATAAAAATCTGACGCTTCTTATATCAGAAGCTTATCTGCGTGGTCATGTTCAACACCAACCTGTGATTGATAAAGAGTGGTTAATCAAACATGCGGAAGGTTTGATTATTTTATCCGGAGCCAAACAGGGTGAGATAGGTAAAGCTCTACTTAAAGGTAACCAACCACTGGTTGATAAGTGCGTAGAGTTCTATCAAACCTACTTCGCTGACCATTTCTATATTGAGTTGATAAGAACAAGCCGTGCGGATGAAGAAAGCTATCTTCACTTTGCATTGGAAGTGGCGGAAAAAGAAGGACTACCTGTTGTTGCTACGAACGAAGTGGTGTTCCTGACAGAAGAGTTCTTTGATGCACACGAAATTCGCGTGGCTATACACGATGGCTATACATTAGAAGACCCGCGCAGACCGAAACTTTATAGCCCACAGCAATATTTACGTTCTGAAGACGAAATGTGTGAGCTGTTTGCTGATATCCCAGAAGCACTGCAAAACACGGTCGAAATAGCCAAGCGTTGTAATGTTACTGTTCGGTTGGGTGAATACTTTCTTCCTGCATTCCCAACAGAAGGGATGCTGGAAACTGAATATCTGGTTAAAAAATCAGAAGAAGGTTTGGAAGATCGTCTGGAGTTCTTGTTTCCTGATCCAGAAGTTAGAGCTCAGCGCCGTCCTGAATACGATGAACGCCTGAAAGTTGAGCTTGAAGTAATCAACAATATGGGGTTCCCAGGTTACTTCCTGATCGTAATGGAGTTCATCCAATGGTCCAAAGATAACGATATTCCGGTAGGGCCGGGTCGTGGTTCTGGTGCAGGCTCTTTGGTGGCTTACGCCCTGAAAATTACAGACTTGGATCCGCTTGAGTACGATTTGCTGTTCGAACGTTTCTTGAACCCAGAACGTGTATCCATGCCCGATTTCGACGTCGACTTCTGTATGGATAAGCGTGACCAAGTTATTGATCACGTGGCAGAAATGTATGGTCGTGATGCGGTATCACAGATCATCACTTTCGGTACTATGGCGGCAAAAGCGGTTATCCGCGATGTGGGGCGTGTCCTTGGTCACCCGTTTGGCTTTGTCGATCGTATCTCAAAACTTATTCCGCCAGATCCCGGTATGACGCTGGAAAAAGCCTTCAAGGCTGAACCCGCACTTCCTGAGTTATATAACTCAGATGAAGATGTCAAAGAGCTGATTGATAAATGCCGAATCCTAGAAGGTTGTACTCGAAATGCTGGTAAGCATGCTGGTGGCGTAGTCATTTCGCCAACCACAATTACTGATTTTGCACCTATCTACGCAGATTCAGAAGGCCATTTCCCTGTTACTCAATTTGATAAGAATGACGTTGAAACCGCTGGTCTGGTTAAGTTCGACTTCTTGGGTCTACGAACCTTAACTATCATTGACTGGGCATTGGGCTTGATTAACCCTCGAATGGAGAGAGAAGGTAAAGAGCCTGTTCGTATCGAGTCTATTCCGTTAGATGATCCTGCGTCCTTCCGAGTGCTGCAGAATTCAGAAACCACTGCGGTATTCCAGCTTGAATCTCGCGGTATGAAGGATTTGATCAAGCGTCTTCAGCCTGACTGTTTCGAAGATATCATCGCATTGGTGGCACTGTTCCGTCCGGGTCCGTTGCAATCAGGCATGGTAGATAACTTTATCGACCGTAAACACGGCCGTGAGGCGATCTCCTATCCGGATGAAACTTGGCAGCATGAATCTCTCAAAGAGACGCTTGAACCAACCTACGGCATTATCTTGTATCAAGAACAGGTAATGCAGATAGCCCAGATCCTTGCTGGTTATACTCTTGGTGGCGCAGATATGTTGCGTCGTGCAATGGGTAAGAAAAAGCCAGAAGAGATGGCAAAGCAGCGTGCAGTCTTTGAAGCGGGAGCGATCAAAAACGGCGTTGATGGCGAATTGTCGATGAAAATCTTCGATCTTGTAGAGAAATTCGCTGGATATGGCTTTAACAAATCGCACTCGGCAGCCTATGCTTTAGTATCGTATCAAACACTATGGCTGAAAACGCACTTCCCTGCGGAGTTCATGGCAGCGGTAATGACCGCTGATATGGATAACACAGAAAAAGTCGTTGGCTTGGTGGATGAATGTATACGCATGGGGCTGAAAGTACTTCCGCCAGATATTAACTCTGGCTTATACCGCTTTAATGTCGATGAAACAGGTGCCATCGTGTATGGTATCGGTGCGATTAAAGGGGTGGGTGAAGGCCCAATCGAAGCGATACAAGAAGCACGTGCTAAAGGTGGTTACTTCAAAGACCTGTTTGATTTCTGTGCTCGTATTGATTTGAAAAAGGTCAATAAGCGTGTAATTGAAAAGCTGATTTTAGCGGGTGCTTTGGATCGTTTAGGCCCACACCGCGCTGCTATGATGGCGTCACTGAACGATGCGGTGAAATCGGCAAGCCAACACCATCAGGCTGAAGCGTTTGGTCAGGCAGATATGTTTGGTGTATTGACGGATGCTCCGGAAGAAGTCGAACAGAAATATACCCAAGTCCCTGAGTGGCCAGAAAAAGTTTGGCTAGAAGGTGAGCGTGAAACTTTGGGGCTTTATTTGACAGGCCACCCAATTAACGCCTATCTGAAGGAACTTAATCGTTATACTAGCTGTCGTTTAAATGAAGCGACGCCAACGCGCCGTGATCAATCGATTACAGTGGCTGGTTTAGTCATTGCAGCGCGAGTGATGACGACTAAGCGCGGAACCCGAATTGGTCTGATGACTTTGGATGACCGTTCCGGTCGCATGGAGGTGATGTTATTCTCTGATGCGCTTGAACGGTATGCAGAATTGTTAGAAAAAGATAAAATTTTGGTGATTTCCGGACAGGTCAGCTTTGATGACTTCAACGGTGGCCTTAAAATGTCGGCGCGCGAAGTCATGGACATGGGCAGCGCACGTGAAAAATATGCCCGTGGCTTATCAATATCGATAGAGCAATCTCAAATTGATGAGCAGTTTTTTGAGCGTTTTAGTGAAATACTTACGCCTCACCGAGCAGGAACGGTTCCTGTCAATGTATACTACCAGCGCCCTGATGCGCGAGCGCGTCTAGTACTTGGTACAGAATGGCGTGTCACACCTAGCGATACATTGTTAGACGAATTGCAACAGCTACTTGGCAATGATCAGGTAGAACTTGAATTTAACTAA
- the bamA gene encoding outer membrane protein assembly factor BamA, with the protein MAMKKILFATLLATSVSANSAENFVVQDIQINGLQRVALGAALLKMPVRIGDSVDSQDVAGIIKALYASGNFEDVKVLRDGDVLVVEVKERPTIATVSFSGNKAIKEEQLQQNLDASGIRVGEALDRTTLSNIEKGLEDFYYSVGKYNATVQAVVTPLPRNRADLKFVFTEGVSAKIQQINFIGNEVFSDEELLSRFNLNVDVAWWNFLSDDKYQKQVLAGDIEALRSYYLDRGYLKFQVESTNVSISPDKKGVYITLNLTEGEPYTVKGVKFRGELIGKEDEFNALIPFEDGETYNGSAVTQLEEGVKRVLGEAGYAYPQVRTIPEFNDETKEVSLVVNVEAGKRIYVRDIRFVGNNATRDEVLRREMRQMEGSWLSSKAIDTGKARLSRLGFFETVDVQTVRVPGSEDQVDLVYNVKEANSGSVNFGIGYGTESGVSFQVGLQQDNFLGTGNRVGISAMTNDYQKNVTLEYRDPYWNLDGVSLGGKVFYNQFEASEAGIVDYTNESYGTNLTWGFPFDELNRFEFGIGYTHNKLGNLSPYLQVERFLIAQASNVDSDGSLVTNDFDINLSWTRNNLNKGYFPTAGNYQRAFYKMTVPGSDAQFFKLQYDVRQYFPLTKKHEFALLLRGRLGYGNGYGQTDGNDNLYPFYENFYAGGFTSLRGFGSNSAGPKAVYRDYSSSNNGSDIASDESVGGNAIALGSIELIVPTPFASDEARSQIRTSIFFDMASVWDTEFDYRDGGADYGNEYYYDYSDPTNYRSSYGVALQWMSPMGPLVFSLAKPIKIYEGDDEEFFTFTIGKTF; encoded by the coding sequence ATGGCAATGAAAAAGATCCTTTTCGCGACACTGCTCGCAACCAGCGTGTCGGCGAACAGTGCCGAAAATTTTGTTGTACAGGACATTCAGATCAACGGATTGCAACGTGTGGCACTTGGTGCAGCTTTGTTGAAAATGCCAGTTCGTATCGGTGATTCTGTCGACTCTCAAGATGTTGCAGGGATTATCAAAGCGTTATACGCATCTGGTAACTTTGAGGATGTTAAAGTTCTAAGGGACGGTGATGTGCTGGTTGTTGAGGTGAAAGAACGCCCGACGATAGCAACGGTCTCTTTCTCTGGTAACAAGGCAATCAAAGAAGAGCAGCTTCAACAAAACCTCGATGCTTCAGGTATTCGTGTGGGTGAAGCATTAGATCGCACAACGTTAAGCAACATTGAAAAAGGTCTTGAAGACTTTTACTACAGTGTTGGTAAGTACAACGCGACCGTTCAGGCTGTTGTTACACCGTTGCCGCGTAATCGCGCTGATTTGAAGTTTGTTTTTACCGAAGGTGTGTCTGCAAAAATTCAACAGATCAACTTTATCGGTAACGAAGTCTTTTCTGACGAAGAGCTTTTGTCTCGTTTTAACCTCAATGTGGATGTCGCATGGTGGAACTTCCTTTCTGATGATAAGTATCAGAAGCAGGTTTTAGCAGGTGATATTGAGGCTCTTCGTTCCTACTATCTTGATCGCGGTTACTTAAAGTTTCAGGTTGAATCGACCAATGTTTCTATCTCTCCAGATAAGAAAGGTGTCTATATCACGTTGAACTTGACTGAAGGTGAACCTTATACGGTCAAGGGCGTAAAATTCCGTGGTGAACTTATCGGCAAAGAAGATGAGTTCAATGCCCTGATTCCGTTTGAAGATGGCGAAACCTATAACGGCTCTGCCGTTACTCAGCTTGAAGAGGGCGTAAAACGTGTTCTTGGTGAGGCGGGGTATGCATATCCTCAAGTTCGTACGATTCCAGAGTTTAATGACGAAACCAAAGAAGTCTCCCTAGTTGTCAACGTAGAAGCTGGCAAGCGTATTTATGTACGCGACATTCGCTTTGTTGGTAACAATGCGACTCGTGACGAAGTACTTCGTCGTGAAATGCGTCAAATGGAAGGCAGTTGGTTAAGTTCGAAAGCGATAGATACGGGTAAAGCGCGTTTGAGCCGTTTAGGTTTCTTCGAAACTGTAGATGTACAAACCGTTCGAGTTCCGGGCAGCGAAGACCAAGTTGACCTTGTTTATAACGTTAAAGAAGCCAACTCTGGTAGCGTAAACTTTGGTATTGGTTACGGTACTGAATCGGGTGTGAGTTTCCAAGTCGGTCTGCAACAAGACAACTTCCTAGGTACGGGTAACCGCGTTGGTATCAGCGCAATGACCAACGATTACCAAAAGAACGTCACATTAGAGTACCGCGACCCATACTGGAACCTCGATGGTGTGAGCTTGGGTGGTAAAGTTTTTTACAACCAGTTTGAAGCGTCGGAAGCGGGTATTGTTGACTATACCAATGAAAGTTACGGTACCAACCTGACTTGGGGTTTCCCGTTCGATGAACTAAACCGCTTTGAGTTTGGTATCGGCTACACCCATAATAAGCTCGGTAACTTGTCTCCTTACTTGCAGGTTGAGCGCTTCCTGATTGCACAGGCAAGTAATGTCGATAGCGATGGCAGCTTGGTAACAAATGACTTTGATATCAACCTATCATGGACGCGTAATAACCTGAATAAAGGTTATTTCCCAACCGCGGGTAACTATCAACGTGCTTTTTATAAAATGACCGTACCTGGCTCTGACGCACAGTTCTTTAAACTGCAGTATGATGTTCGCCAATATTTCCCATTAACCAAGAAACATGAGTTTGCGTTGTTGCTTCGCGGTCGATTGGGTTATGGTAATGGTTATGGTCAGACGGATGGTAACGACAACTTGTATCCATTCTATGAAAACTTCTATGCGGGTGGTTTCACCAGTTTAAGAGGTTTTGGGTCAAACTCCGCTGGCCCGAAAGCCGTTTATCGTGATTATTCGAGCTCCAATAATGGTTCGGATATTGCCTCTGATGAATCTGTTGGTGGTAACGCGATCGCATTAGGTAGTATCGAGTTAATCGTTCCAACGCCATTTGCATCGGATGAAGCGCGTAGCCAAATTCGCACCAGTATTTTCTTCGATATGGCAAGTGTCTGGGATACTGAGTTTGACTACCGTGATGGCGGCGCAGATTATGGTAACGAGTACTACTATGATTACTCAGATCCAACCAATTATCGTTCATCTTACGGTGTTGCATTACAATGGATGTCACCGATGGGCCCACTGGTGTTCTCGTTGGCTAAGCCGATAAAAATTTACGAAGGGGATGATGAAGAGTTCTTCACATTCACCATCGGTAAAACGTTCTAA
- the fabZ gene encoding 3-hydroxyacyl-ACP dehydratase FabZ has protein sequence MNITEIQELLPHRYPFLLIDRVTDYEEGKYLVGLKNVSVNEPQFTGHFPQLPIFPGVLILEAMAQATGLLAFKSFGSSKENELYYFASIDNAKFRKPVVPGDQLIIEVEFLKERRGIALFNGVAKVDGEVVCSAELKCARREF, from the coding sequence ATGAATATCACCGAAATTCAGGAGCTACTTCCTCATCGCTATCCGTTTTTGTTGATTGATCGCGTAACAGATTACGAAGAAGGCAAATATCTGGTTGGCCTTAAAAACGTTTCAGTAAATGAACCTCAGTTTACAGGTCATTTCCCGCAGCTACCGATTTTCCCTGGCGTACTTATTCTTGAAGCTATGGCTCAAGCTACGGGTTTGCTAGCGTTTAAGTCTTTTGGCTCATCGAAAGAAAATGAACTTTACTACTTCGCAAGTATCGATAATGCAAAATTCCGCAAGCCAGTTGTTCCGGGTGACCAACTGATTATCGAAGTAGAATTCTTGAAAGAACGTCGTGGTATCGCACTGTTTAATGGTGTCGCGAAAGTAGACGGTGAAGTTGTATGTTCTGCTGAACTAAAATGTGCACGTAGAGAGTTTTAA
- the lpxD gene encoding UDP-3-O-(3-hydroxymyristoyl)glucosamine N-acyltransferase → MKTLTLAELAAITGGELHGDSNAVVHRVAPMDSAQEGDVTFLSNPKYSKHLAESKATVLMVKESERALCSSNVLVVADPYVAFAKVAQALDLTPAPAENGVAASAVVAADVVMGTNVSIGANAVVESGVELGDNVVIGAGCFIGKNAKLGNNTKLWANVSVYHSVEIGSDCLIQSSTVIGSDGFGYANERGEWVKIPQIGSVRIGNRVEIGACTTIDRGALDDTVIEDNVIIDNQIQIAHNVHIGYGTAMAGGTVVAGSTHIGKYCIIGGASVINGHITIADGVTITGMGMVMRSIEEKGMYSSGIPLQPNKEWRKTATRVHRIDEMNKRLKEVEKQLAQKNDA, encoded by the coding sequence ATGAAAACACTGACTTTAGCTGAATTAGCAGCAATTACTGGCGGTGAGTTACACGGTGATAGCAATGCTGTTGTTCATCGTGTTGCACCAATGGACAGCGCACAAGAAGGTGATGTGACCTTTTTGTCGAATCCTAAATACAGCAAACACTTAGCTGAATCAAAAGCAACAGTGTTGATGGTGAAAGAGTCAGAGCGAGCGCTGTGTTCGTCGAATGTGTTGGTTGTTGCTGACCCTTACGTTGCCTTCGCTAAGGTAGCTCAAGCGTTAGATTTGACGCCTGCACCGGCTGAAAATGGTGTGGCTGCAAGTGCCGTTGTCGCTGCAGACGTAGTTATGGGTACTAACGTTTCTATCGGTGCCAATGCTGTGGTCGAGTCAGGTGTTGAGTTGGGTGACAACGTGGTGATTGGTGCTGGCTGCTTTATTGGCAAAAATGCCAAATTGGGCAACAACACCAAACTTTGGGCGAATGTCAGTGTTTACCATAGCGTTGAAATCGGTTCAGACTGCTTGATTCAATCAAGCACAGTGATTGGTTCTGATGGTTTTGGTTATGCGAATGAGCGTGGCGAATGGGTTAAGATCCCTCAAATTGGTTCTGTACGAATTGGTAACCGTGTTGAAATTGGTGCATGTACCACGATCGACCGTGGTGCTCTAGACGATACCGTGATCGAAGATAACGTGATCATCGATAACCAGATTCAAATCGCTCACAACGTGCACATCGGATATGGTACAGCCATGGCTGGTGGTACAGTTGTTGCCGGAAGCACTCACATTGGTAAGTACTGCATTATTGGTGGTGCAAGTGTTATTAACGGCCACATTACTATTGCTGATGGTGTCACCATCACGGGTATGGGCATGGTAATGCGCAGCATCGAAGAAAAAGGCATGTACTCGTCAGGTATTCCTTTACAGCCAAACAAAGAGTGGCGTAAGACTGCAACTCGTGTTCATCGTATTGATGAGATGAACAAGCGTCTTAAAGAAGTTGAAAAGCAATTAGCGCAAAAAAACGACGCTTAA
- a CDS encoding OmpH family outer membrane protein, translating to MKNMMKAAGVSLLVLSSSMFANAAEAAQKVGYINTAQVFQALPQREVVLQKMKAEFEDKAAELQSIQAQAKTKIEKLKRDSSLMSQDEVEKLRIEIGQLDSTYKIKAQALDKASAQREAEEKQKLFHVIQEAVKKVAEKEGYDMIIDISAMQYGKPEFNISEKVIKSIK from the coding sequence TTGAAAAATATGATGAAAGCTGCTGGTGTTAGTCTTCTTGTTCTTAGCTCATCAATGTTCGCAAATGCAGCTGAAGCAGCGCAAAAAGTCGGTTACATCAATACTGCGCAAGTATTCCAAGCACTGCCACAACGTGAAGTTGTGCTGCAAAAAATGAAAGCTGAGTTTGAAGACAAAGCAGCAGAGCTTCAAAGCATTCAAGCGCAAGCTAAAACCAAAATTGAAAAACTGAAGCGTGACTCTTCTCTGATGAGCCAAGATGAAGTTGAAAAACTGCGTATCGAAATTGGTCAGTTGGACAGCACTTATAAAATCAAAGCTCAAGCACTGGACAAAGCGTCTGCTCAACGTGAAGCGGAAGAAAAGCAAAAGCTATTCCACGTGATTCAGGAAGCTGTGAAGAAAGTAGCAGAGAAAGAAGGTTACGATATGATCATTGATATCAGCGCTATGCAATACGGAAAGCCTGAGTTCAATATTTCAGAAAAAGTAATTAAATCAATCAAATAA
- the rnhB gene encoding ribonuclease HII: MSTKKTSAKKPAQELPPFEVPQGYQLIAGVDEVGRGPLVGDVVTAAVILDPNNPIEGLNDSKKLSEKKRLALLPEIKEKALAWSVGRCSPKEIDQLNIFQATMVAMQRAVEGLGIKPDLVLIDGNKVPQLPMDAIAVVKGDLRVAQISAASIIAKVVRDQEMELLDKEFPQFGFAKHKGYPTKAHFEAIEQHGVIEQHRRSFGPVKRVLGLE, translated from the coding sequence ATGTCGACAAAAAAGACTTCAGCGAAGAAGCCTGCTCAAGAGTTACCTCCGTTTGAAGTACCACAAGGCTATCAGTTGATTGCTGGTGTGGATGAAGTAGGAAGAGGGCCACTCGTTGGAGATGTGGTGACCGCCGCTGTGATTTTAGATCCTAACAACCCTATTGAAGGCTTGAATGATTCTAAAAAACTGAGCGAGAAAAAACGCCTCGCGCTTTTACCTGAAATTAAAGAAAAAGCTCTCGCTTGGTCAGTAGGGCGCTGTAGTCCAAAAGAAATTGACCAATTGAATATATTCCAAGCCACTATGGTTGCTATGCAACGTGCGGTTGAAGGTTTGGGCATTAAGCCTGATTTAGTTCTGATTGATGGTAATAAAGTGCCTCAGTTACCGATGGACGCGATTGCCGTTGTCAAAGGTGACTTACGAGTGGCGCAGATCAGTGCCGCTTCAATCATTGCAAAAGTCGTTCGCGATCAGGAAATGGAACTGTTAGACAAAGAGTTCCCGCAGTTCGGTTTTGCTAAACACAAAGGCTATCCAACCAAAGCGCATTTCGAGGCGATTGAACAACACGGTGTGATTGAGCAACACCGCAGAAGTTTTGGACCCGTTAAACGCGTGTTAGGCTTGGAATAA